cccccccccccatgtccccagCACTGGCCAGcgtctcctctcccctcctgctgAAGGGCTCTGGGGCAGACCTGGGCACGAGGGTggcctcggggtgggggggggctgctcttcCCTGCCCAAGGGCACGATCCCTTGGGCTCCCTCCCACACAGGCCCCCCCCCTCTTTACTGGACTTCCTGTCCATCCCGCCCCCGCATTTGCCTCCTGCCGTGCCTGACCTTCCCTCGCGTTCCTCGTTCTTCGCAGCAGGGGAGAGGGGCCTGCCCATAAAACAAACACCAGCTCACCACTATGGGGCAGGCGGCCCGGGGGACAGAAcgtagactgggggggggggggatgtctccaGGGCTCAGAATCCAGTTTTGCCCCTGGATGTTAAAACCAGGACCAACATTAAAAAGCCTAAAATCATTTCATTAAGATGAGCCTGGAGGCACCCCCAAACCTAAACCAAGGCTCTGCCTCCATTACCCCCCTCTGCAGGGCTGTCCCTCCGGCCCTCCTGCCCCCTTTAGCCCTTGTCTGGAAAGTGGAGTGGTGCTGGTGAAGGCAAGTGGCAGGCCATCTCCCCCATcaaagcccccacccccccatacacacacacacacacagcagaaaggctgcctgcctgcccctttccccaggctcctttgaaacccccccccaaagatgggGGAAGGACGGCCAGACAGAAGCAGGAATCAGGAGCCCcctggggagatggggggagctCTCTCGCCCTaggccccatggggggggggacacacccgtAGTCCCTGGGCTCTGCCCGGGCCTTCCTATCAGCCCCCTCCCACCTAAGGGGCAGGCCAAGGGGTCTGAGTTGATGGGCACGCAGCCTGCTATGTAAGGCCACTGGGGGCGGCTCCGGCCTCTGGCTTGGCTCCTTCAGGCTCGCTGCAGCATGGCTGGCCTGGAGGGCTATTTCTCCTCTGGTCTCTCTTCTGCTATCGCAAGAAATGCTAATTCAATTTAAAATCTAATACTGGCTTAGAGACAGGCCATCTCCTTCAGAAATGTCTTTAAAATCGACACAACTAGGTTCCCTGCTGAAGAGTAACGCAGCTGGTGGTAAGCAaggtattttttttgttttccgttgtgtttttttttttaaatgccacaatGAATTCATCTTAAATATTTCTACTGCAGGAGGCACTTCCGTTAAGACAAATACAAGACGTCTGTCTTTAGATACAGTGTGCTACAtacatatataatttttttcttttttaaaaaagagggctAACCCAACATCTCCACGGCAGGATGGTCCTTGCTCTCCATCCAGTCAAAACCTGCAGAAGCGATTGAGTTCATGGACTCGTTGCAGATCTGCTGGAACAAGGGGTCGTTCTTCAGCTCCTCCAGGGTCGCCTCGTCGTCCGGACACTGCTGGTGGGCCGGGTCAAAGAGCAGGCTGGGGTCCAGCGTGTTCAGGTCGCTGATGCTACCCGAGAGGTCGGACGTCAGCCGGAGGTCGCTGGAGAAGACGGAGGCCACGCTGCCCAGGTCCGTGGCCACCTGGCTGCCTagcggtgggggggcggggggcaggccCTCCTCCCCCAAGAGGTCCTTGACGGTGCCGCTGAAGTCCAGCGAGGGCTCCGCGCTCTCCGGTTGTGCTTGGATCTCGCCCGAAGGGAAAGCAACCTGCTCCGTGCTGCTGCCGCCCCCGCTTTTGGTGAGGTAACTTGGGGCCTGGAACTCAAACATCGCAGGGCTGGCGTTGAGCAGGTTCTGGCCGTTGGCACTAGGGAAGCCACTCGACGTCTCCAGGATCTGGGTCAGGTTCATCCGGGCCGTGTAGTTGGAAGGCAGGTTGTTCACCCCCAGGCCCCGCATCGCATCGTCGCCCTCCGAGTCGAGCTTGTGAAGCAAAACGTTGATCATTTTCTTAGAGCTGGCCTGCTTCGAGGGGGCGGACGGGAAAGCAGACTGCATCATCACCGTCAGGGGAACCGACTGGCTCCTCTGGGCCAGGGCGCTGGCACTCGTGTCCCCCGGGACGCCGGCAAAGGGCGCGTGGGCCTCCGGGGCAAGGGGGCTGCCGAACGGAGGCCCGCCAGGACAGGGCACGCTGGCAGCCGGGCAAGTGGGGCAAGGGGGGCCGGGGGCGGGGTTGCTGCCGCTCAGGTTGCGCTGGCGGTGGATGGCGGGGCTCACGCTCCGGCACCGgaagctgctgccgctgccgctgctgccgtgTGAggagggggctcccttgccgTCGAGGGGCGCAGGGACCGCAAAGCCCTCCTGCTTGGTGCTGCTCACGGGGGAGACGGGGGTCACGCGGCCAAAGTGGGCATCGTGGTGCCGGGGCTGGGCCTGCGCGGACTGCCCGGGCACGGCGAAGGCGTGGGGCTTGCGGAAGCGGTCTTCCACCAGCTCCTGGTAGCTGGGCAGCAGGCTGTGGCTGGAGCCGGACGGGTGGCTCACGCCGCCGTACCCGGCGTTCATCCACTCCAGCTTGGTCTTGTCGGGGTGGGTGGCCATGGGCCGCTGCATGGGCTTCACGGGGCTGCTGGAGACGATGCTCGCGTCGTGGTAGGCCATGCTGGAGCTGATGGGCGTGAAGGCGAAGGGGTTCCGGCACTCCACGGGGCTGGGCGGGACGCTGCTGCTGCAGTTGGAGTGGGGCGTGCCGATGGGCGTGTGCCGGCTGCTGCCCAGGGCGCTGTCCACCGGGGTGGTGGGGGCCAGCCGCGAGCAGGGGCTCTCCCGCGAGACACCCTGCGACCCGGCAATGATCTCCGAGGTGGGGGTCGGGGTGGGCGTGGGGGTCGGGGTGGGCGTGGGGGTCGGGGTGTGGACGGGGGTGCCGCTGTTGTGGAGGGGGTGGTAGAAGTGGGCGCTGCCGGGGTGAGCAGAGAGGGCTGCCCCCTGCCCCACGCCCGGGTTCTGGAGCGCGATGCCCAGGCAGGAGCCGTAGGGGTGGCCGCCGCCCAGGGACATCTGCTCCTCCATCAGCACCAGCTCCTCCACGATGCTGTCCTGTGTCAAGTCATCCTCGAAGGAGAAGAAGCTCTCCCTGGGCTGTGCGGCCGCATCCTCCAGCCCCTTGAGCACGGGCTGCAGTGGGAAATGGCTGGGAGGCTGTGCCTGCCCCCCCTCTGGCCCCTGGCCCTGCAGCGGCTGGCCGTAGGCAGCCTCTGGCAACCCGTCAAAGGGCCCCGGCTCCCAGGCAGGCTTCTCCGCTTCCTCTGGGTCAGAGGGCCCCGCCAGGGTCAGGACGCCCAGGTCCTCCTctggctgcggctgctgctgagGCTGCTGCTGAGGCTGTTGAGGCTGCTGTGGGCCGGTCACAGGAGCAAAGGTGGCGCTCTTGACCAGCTGCTGCCACACGTCGGGATGGAGGCCTCCTTCCGGCTGTGGGGCATTCTCCAGGATGAGCAAGTTCCCCTCCAGCTTCACTTGCAGGCTGGGCACGGCTGCGGCCAGCTGCTGCCCCAGGGCGGGATCGCTGGCCGTGAGGATGAGGTCAGCGTCCAGGGGACAGCCGGCACCCAGGCCGTGGGGGGCTgcagtgctgaccttgatggtcACCTTGTGGGGGACCTGCCCCAGGGCTGCAGGGCCGTCGGCGTTGGCCAGAGACGCCACCCGCTGCAAGGGCCGGGCACCGCTGTTCCCTTTGGCGGCGACGTCTGGGCCCACTGCTGGGGCCACCCCCCCCAGGAGCTTCTTTGCAGGGGGCAGCTGGGACTCCGGGGGCGCAAGGGCCGGCCTCTTCCGGGGACTCTTGGAGGACGGCTTGTCGCTGCTCGGAGAGGAGTGGGCGTTGGAGAAGGTCTGTGGGGTGGTGGCAGGAGTGTGGGGGCCAGGGCCAGCGTCCGGAGAAGGGACCAGGCCGGCGTCCGCAGGCCGAGCGAGGCCCTTCCGCCCTGCCTCTTCTGCCCGCAGGCTGCAGACAGACGTGGCTTCTCCCAGGGCCTCCTCGTTGGCGGCTTTTGGGGGCTCGGCTTCGTGCCTCCGCAGCGGAGTGACCGGCGTGCTCAGAGCTCCCTTCGCGGCCTTGGAGGAGTCGGGATTCTCCTGGCCCTGCGGGAGGTGGTCGTCCGCTGCGGCCTCTGGCTCCCTCTTGACCTCGACCGAGGTGCTGGCTGAGGCTCCGCCCCCCGCCCTGGGCGCTGGCAGCTGCAGGGACACGACGGAGCCGTTCTTGATCTGCGGGACGCTCCTGGGCTCCtcggcggctggcgggggcttgGCGGGggtgctgctggtgctggtgctggtgctggtggggGCCAGGGAGATGGCCGTCATCCGCACCACGTTCCGGTGCTGGGCGGGCACCACGGTCTTGATGGGGCTGCTGGTGAAGAGCACGGTCGTCGGAGAGCGGATGGTGAGCGCTGCGTTGCTGTGGGCAGGCTTGGGCAGGATCTGGGGGTAGCGATGGCGGGCTGAGCGGTCCCCCACGGGGCTGGCCGGGACGTTCTGCGGCGTTTTGGGCGTCTGCTTGACCGACTGCATGTGCTGCGTCACCACCTGGACATTGAGCGGCAGGACCTTGCCCTCCGAGGCGCTGACCGGGCTGGGAGAGGTCACCAGCTGCCTGCTCCtcggcacctgcaggaggaggacGACAAGGCCAGTTCCCAGGAAAACAGCCACGCCCAGGCGAGGCGAGAAGGCCGCCCGGCCGCTCCCCTCCACACAGCCCCACACCGGCCCACCTGGGCTCTGCACCCCCAAGAAACCGCTCTCCCTAAAGCTGGCtccacagcccaccccccagcctgcgGTTGCTTTGCTCCTAGCTCCCTGAGGGGATTCCAGGTccggaaggacatctgggggggaGCGTGCCCAGACAGCGGGCTGCACTTGCCCAGACTGCTTTGGATGGCCGGTATCAAAAGCAGAGCGGAGAGCCCCTGCCCAGCCGACTGAAGGGGTCCGCGTGTCTGTGGAGTCTCCCTCGGGGTCCCCTTCGGCCCTCGAGTGGCCCCCCCACCCGGTCCCCAAAGGGAGGCGCGGCCCTTACCGTGATGGGGCTGGGGACGGCGGCCACAACGATCCCGATGGGCTGCGGGGACAAGATGGCGGGGCTCCCGTTGGACAGGCCGGCCACCCCGTTGCCCCCGGCGCTCTCGGCCTTCTTGGCGGGGGCCTCTCCCGGCAGGGGCGACTGCAGCTTCTGCTCCTGCTGCTTCCTCTGGATCTTGCGCTGGAGCTGCTGCTTGGCGtcgatgggggaggggagggtcttcaccTGAGGCTGGAAGGAATGGCTCTCTGCGGTGGGGACAAAGGCCGACGGCTGGGGGAGCCCCTTCATTCCTGCCATGGGGAGGACAGGCGCGCTGAGCCCACGGCCCACGGGGGCACGTGCCCAGAGCCAGCAGcatgaggggtggggaggaaccgcCCCTCTCCCCCCGCTCCTTGGGGTCTCTCCTCAGGCCAGGCGGACTcaaaggctgagagagagctcccgCGTTCTCACCCGCAGGGGCTGCTGCCATCACGGTCAGGGCCGCCACGGACTTGGTGCCGATGTAATGGCTCTTGAGCAGGAAGCGAGCGAGGTCCAGGACAGAATCAAAGGGCTGGCTCAGCACCTTCTGGGCCCACTCGCAGACCAGCTGGCAGGCCGCGGACACCACCTCCTCGTCCGCCTTCTGCAGGTGCCCGGCCGACTCCGCGCCTTCCAGCTGAAAGacagacccggggggggggggggtctgagtagCAGTCCCAACCAGGGCCCAGCAAGAAAGGAGCTCTGCTCTGCCCTGCAGCCAcccagggggagagagaagggccaCTGCTCCAACAAGAGCCGGCGACCACACGGATACAGAAGGTGAAGGACGAAATGCACCAAggctgccccctcttcccccagATAAGGGCAGGCCCCACTTGCAAAACATCACAGCTGGCAGGGATGGGTGGTTCTCAGGAGCCGTGCAAAAATAATCCACCCAACAGACACAAGACGATAGCTGGACTGTGCAGAGCGAGACAcatatgggaaggaaggaaggaaggaaggaaggaaggaaggaaggaaggaaggaaggaaggaaggaaggaaggacggaaggacggaaggaaggaaggaaggaaggaaggaaggaaggaaggaaggaaggaaggaaaacgcCAGGCCCCCTCCCTTCAGAAACGTGGATCCTTCAGGCCTGCGGGCAGCCAAATCCCTGCCAGGGTGCAGGAGGGCTTCTTGCTTGACACGGGGCAGGGGGAGACGGGTGTTGGTGTGTCTACTTTACCCCATCTCCAGTCTTGTGGAAGTCCAGGTTGGGCAGCGTTGGCATCTGCACGAGAGCTTTCTTCCGGAGTCCACTATAGCAATACGTGATTCAAGCAATTAAGGGAAACAGGCCTGCTTGGCCTTCCTGCCAGAGCCACCATGTTCTAGGATGGCCGCCTGTGCATGAGCCGCTCTAGGCAGAGCCAAGCGAGGGCCAATCCCTGCCTGGCCAAGGCggaccctcctccccccccgccctttgCGGCTCTGGCCCCACGGCCGGGCGGCTTgtctcccttcccctgccccaaaggATATTTTGATTTGCCTCTTGTGCCCAAGCGGCGGGCCTTCATGTTGGGAAAGACGTTCTTCATGATCTTCCCGAAGTCAGCAGCACTTAGGGAGGGGTAGCCAAGATTGTCGCAGTAgctcctgcagggagggagggaggggaagtcaGGAGGCTGGAGCAGAGGGAGGCTCATCCCTCGCTCGTGGGGCCAGAGAGCATGGAAACACAACCCACTCTTTCTTGTGGGGCAGGAAGTGGCTTTTCTGCCAGGATCGCTCATTTGCAAGGGCCTTTCCCCTGCAGTACAGGCAGGCCCAAAGCTCTCCGGTGGCCCAAAGACACAAAGCAGGCCGGGCTGCCCCCGTtcagatgccccctccccaaagcccccccccccccccccgggcagcacTCACTTGTACTCATCATACACCTCCTGCTTGGGCAGGGAGGTCTCAGGGTGCTCCTCCAGGGTGTTCCGGATCCAGGAAAAGGCGTGCGTTTGTTGGGCGCGGCTGGATGACACGGACAGCTGATCACTAGCCGGGGAGAAAGCAGGCAACGGTGAGAGGGCGAGTGAGCAGGCCCCGATCCCTGTCCCCACGGAGCTCCCTtcccagctgggcagggagagtGGCCACGGGCCCCACAGGCGTGGAGGGCAGAGGCCGGGGAGGACATCCTGGGGGCAGACTCACCTTCTCTCGCCATTGCTGGGGCCAGAAGGCAGTTGAAGGTAGAGGTAGAGTTTCTGTAGGTCTGTAAACTTCTCAACTTCTTGCTAAACACAgggttttatttaaaagaaagccTGGTCACGGACGGGCACGGCCACAAGGCGGAAAGAACCAGGTTTGCACAAGAGGCAGCACACCTAAGGCCAGCTGGCTTCTGCGGCCAGGAAACCCTCTTCCTCTAAAGTTGGCACCGGTCCGATCCGACCGGGAGTCCTGCCCCACGTTTCCAGCGGTCTCAATAGTTCAGGTCGCCCTCTTTGactgagagggaaggaagccttcTTGGACAAAGCCTGTTGCTCATTCCCAGCATACATTATGGGCAGTCCCAGCCATTGGGACTCTAGCGAAGAGTTTCTGCCCAATacaatttattttgtttactaTTGAATTTGTTTTGTTAAAGTTAAGATTGTGCCAAGGGAGAATTGGGCACAGCAGTCGGCCACAGAACACGAAGGCCGTCATTCACCCGATCCGCtgactcccctcccttctctgcaaCAGGGATCCGAGGCGGTTTGGCCCCTCCATCTCCCCTCCAGTTTCTCCCCACCGGCTCATGGGGGCAAGGGGGGGCCTGAGAgcgtgtgactggctcaaggtcatccagcaggcctcttggcGTGAGCAGGGATTTGCACCCGCGTCTCCCACACCCTCAAccactacaatccccatgagcccctgccagcatgggagagccacagtttggcacccCTCCGCCACACCCTACTTT
This window of the Paroedura picta isolate Pp20150507F chromosome 18, Ppicta_v3.0, whole genome shotgun sequence genome carries:
- the RFX7 gene encoding DNA-binding protein RFX7; the encoded protein is MADEQPPPAPEPASAGAPAAALPALVPGLQASEASALQHKIKTSICKTVQSKVDCILQEVEKFTDLQKLYLYLQLPSGPSNGERSDQLSVSSSRAQQTHAFSWIRNTLEEHPETSLPKQEVYDEYKSYCDNLGYPSLSAADFGKIMKNVFPNMKARRLGTRGKSKYCYSGLRKKALVQMPTLPNLDFHKTGDGLEGAESAGHLQKADEEVVSAACQLVCEWAQKVLSQPFDSVLDLARFLLKSHYIGTKSVAALTVMAAAPAGMKGLPQPSAFVPTAESHSFQPQVKTLPSPIDAKQQLQRKIQRKQQEQKLQSPLPGEAPAKKAESAGGNGVAGLSNGSPAILSPQPIGIVVAAVPSPITVPRSRQLVTSPSPVSASEGKVLPLNVQVVTQHMQSVKQTPKTPQNVPASPVGDRSARHRYPQILPKPAHSNAALTIRSPTTVLFTSSPIKTVVPAQHRNVVRMTAISLAPTSTSTSTSSTPAKPPPAAEEPRSVPQIKNGSVVSLQLPAPRAGGGASASTSVEVKREPEAAADDHLPQGQENPDSSKAAKGALSTPVTPLRRHEAEPPKAANEEALGEATSVCSLRAEEAGRKGLARPADAGLVPSPDAGPGPHTPATTPQTFSNAHSSPSSDKPSSKSPRKRPALAPPESQLPPAKKLLGGVAPAVGPDVAAKGNSGARPLQRVASLANADGPAALGQVPHKVTIKVSTAAPHGLGAGCPLDADLILTASDPALGQQLAAAVPSLQVKLEGNLLILENAPQPEGGLHPDVWQQLVKSATFAPVTGPQQPQQPQQQPQQQPQPEEDLGVLTLAGPSDPEEAEKPAWEPGPFDGLPEAAYGQPLQGQGPEGGQAQPPSHFPLQPVLKGLEDAAAQPRESFFSFEDDLTQDSIVEELVLMEEQMSLGGGHPYGSCLGIALQNPGVGQGAALSAHPGSAHFYHPLHNSGTPVHTPTPTPTPTPTPTPTPTSEIIAGSQGVSRESPCSRLAPTTPVDSALGSSRHTPIGTPHSNCSSSVPPSPVECRNPFAFTPISSSMAYHDASIVSSSPVKPMQRPMATHPDKTKLEWMNAGYGGVSHPSGSSHSLLPSYQELVEDRFRKPHAFAVPGQSAQAQPRHHDAHFGRVTPVSPVSSTKQEGFAVPAPLDGKGAPSSHGSSGSGSSFRCRSVSPAIHRQRNLSGSNPAPGPPCPTCPAASVPCPGGPPFGSPLAPEAHAPFAGVPGDTSASALAQRSQSVPLTVMMQSAFPSAPSKQASSKKMINVLLHKLDSEGDDAMRGLGVNNLPSNYTARMNLTQILETSSGFPSANGQNLLNASPAMFEFQAPSYLTKSGGGSSTEQVAFPSGEIQAQPESAEPSLDFSGTVKDLLGEEGLPPAPPPLGSQVATDLGSVASVFSSDLRLTSDLSGSISDLNTLDPSLLFDPAHQQCPDDEATLEELKNDPLFQQICNESMNSIASAGFDWMESKDHPAVEMLG